The Rosa chinensis cultivar Old Blush chromosome 7, RchiOBHm-V2, whole genome shotgun sequence DNA segment aagcagatatttaaccgttggtctatgacgaatgagtatgagtataccccaaatttttgatcgtggattttgtaattaaaagagatcataacctgtagttccttgatccttaattacatgaggacttgaagttcctcaatgatcaaaCTAACTAGATGGCCATCTAAAGTCCTTCACTCATAAGTTATGGTCATAAAGTTTAAACTCGATATTTCGAGTATATTATTttggccagaagttcaaaatgcatttgatgttaatctACATCAGACAACAATACAATAATTGAACGTCATGTTTTAACTGTATAACACGGACCAGAAGCTTCGCGTATATCATATGAGATCTATCGttcaattcttacaaatttgatttgtgtcatcttcaaacttatgttttgagtgaTTTTCAAGTAATGCAATTTTATGCATGGTGTCCAGAAAATATTATTAAAGCTTATGCTTATGAGGctaatataacaatcatctcagatcttacatactgattgatggctccagaagaaCACACATTATTGTCCCTTTACATTCTGTGCCTCCAATATTATTAGAGATGTATAATCTCCCCGTCTCATAGATCTCATTGTATAGTAAGAAAGCCGATTGATATGGCTATACCgtgaaatgccaccagaagtggatcatgaCAAGAGAAAAATCATGAGTCAATGTAAATATTGTCCTAACATCCACATATGTGAGGAAATTGTAAATTGGGTGTGCACGTGTCGCCTATggtacactatatggtggatgaTTATCAAGCCACTTTCGAAAGGGCACtggtcaaattaaattgcattgactaGTACGAATATTGAGATTCATCTCACATACCTAATGCCTTTTGTTTATAATAAGCAACTTGAGAGCACTATTGTGTGTTATTCCACAGATTTATTGTAACCTCTTGAGTTTCTATTGAAACTAAATTCTAATTATCTAGGAACCTTAAGTTACataagaggttgttataaattgaaaaaaattaaaacctcaagtttcttggatctccaattatatgagggcctgaagtccctcctctttatgactacacatttatatgtgacacagaacttgaggttctccGCATGATAAAGTTACTTGTTCTTCtggattgtagtctttaactcgaaattccgagtatatcattttggccaacagttcaaaatgaagttggtccattccaattatcagtaTTCCACAATTAATATCTactgaagctaaggtaacacCCATATCAAGAAttgtagatcttgatctatggctttgaatgagctactatcatgttaccgaatttgaaatattgttgcattaattgcctcctatatggttggagaagactttatgccatcggatatatactgtatcgaattttctgcagtaaactaaggcatatgatgtcatgaacctgaagttctttgaaccaaatacactattttggcTTGACCGGTTACGTCATCtttgtctaccatgttgcatggaatcgCTTACAAGTTTTGATGACTAATAACCTTACTCACaagaaaattgtttatttactgCATATTtgtgagttgtcactttaatgagactaTCCTCCTGCTATGAGGGGGAGAAAGattgttcctgaagaacgatatgaattggtgtgagatatttatccactgtctcattttgattttaGGAAATATCTAAGCTGGTGATTTGATTAAAGATAGTGACAtagtgacaaaattatatgctaaatgcaaagaCCATCTGCTTGGGTTCAAGTCCCTGAGACCAACCATATTACTAGAAACAAtgtagactccatttgatttgtgggatgcaAGTGTATCCAATTGACATGATTCTCCTAAAGAGAATGTCATAAAACAATGTCAGAGCacctaatatggctacacatatAAAGGTTGTAAGTACGCCATTAGGGAATGATGTATTGGTGATACAATAATACATCAACATGGTTACTGCTCATGAATTAAATATTTTTGACCTAAAAGTTGGTTTGGGTCCGCCACCAACCAATGAAGATCCtcactccaaagaaagtgatagatatTTGAGTGCATCGTTTGCTCATGATCAAAATAagatagtcttcccgccgttagggggaggaaagatTATTGTCATTTGAATGAcggcgtgaatttgtgtggattgtatccaccaggtctaaagttttaaactcccaaaacagggaagattatacaagccctataatgctctatataagattataagtaaaaagatccacattcgctacataattcatctatgagagatgattgtcctagaagcgacaatgtatgccccagaagtggcatgggtacccaatatcaataagcttactatagataatgcatgcatataagaatgtgtgggatctatgattgttgatcatcgatgataatttacatttagtagctaccaaaaatctttaaggGCTGTATGGACGCTATACCATGTTTCACcatgaatgtcgacaaagtatattattggccaaattggaaagaggcaattccaatgaaattcaatatttgaaacgtgatgaaatacttggacctctaaccctacaagttacaaaagggtatttatcaaaagtgaacATAAATCACTgtgacacaatgtctatttatagagacatgagattatgaatatattcccttatatgaatgacaattttctataagtacagtgttacatatatctgttatattgacgagagatttatggcactttgtcatcgtatattgtgaagacacattgctaaaagcaaagtgtcataataagtgtatttcttatcaaatccttaagggattcaaatacatgaatgattcaaatgcaagtccatgaaaggttgaaagagcctgaagctcactcatggaatcaaagagtctaaagctagctcatatgtactcatttcgttctagtcaacgagatctaaattgccttaatgagtactatgacgagactactatcaaattcgaattatgattataatgttgcaacatatcctaactttcgcaaagttatgaattatttagagctcttgaagagcttatatgagacatatcaatacacaaagatattgatgtgtatggctaggcatgccataatgattttcaatgttttaagctatacaaagttaaatgtgtcaatttctttatattgtttagctattacttagtgaatgaatttgagcatatgagattgtttctaaccttatTATATGAGGTAAgacttattgaaaatcgtctagctttgttggtattgcttaaactttgcaggtatgaaaatttgtgatgagcccttatatgcaaagcacacatggtctcactttagtgatagacacatcaaaccactACACATGGTTcatgtagcttatcgcatacataattaaggcttgcaacaatcaggggaagatctcatcagggggagcatccagaagcatgctacctaagacatatgcgcgttgtgctctttttgtccttcgaccagggttattttcgtcccactgggtttttgttacctggcaaggtttttaaagaggcaacaataagcgcgtccaatatcatcattcattagtggacatccaagggggagtgttgtaaatattattagttatatggctgtccacgtaaatactcattagttatgtactttgatgtaaaccatacctctatataaaggaggctaatgagactgaatgaaacacttctacttcctccctactattctctctctatcttcacCCTACTTTATAACATTCTCAAGTTTTTTCGATTGTACTTCTAGTGCATGTGATGTGCAAACTTATTATTTGCTTGGGGTTTTCTTTGCCCTAGCTGTTTTCCAGTTTGCTAATGACTGTTGACTCTCTGTGGTTGGCTTCAGCAACTTATTTCAATTGGTTTATCTTACATTTTCTAGCTCTTTCTATAGTTTGACATTGTTTTGTGCTATATATGCTGGAGAAGTCTCATCTCCTTTAGGTGCTTTTACATGGAAATTACTTTGATAGAtagaattttcggtttttaaatAAAAGATCGATGGCTCTAAgcataaaaaacaaaagcaagacAGTATTGATCCTACGCGGACGGCACGAGGCCTTAACACTGAGTTAGAGTTTCAAAGGGACGAACTGACGAAGGAACTCCCAAGGAAACCCAAGTGGAAATTCTAGCTCAGCTTAATTTGAAAGGATGTCGTAAGCATACTGTtggaaatttaattaatttaaattagattaaatttatttgaaatttgaatgaaaattcaaattaaCAATTTCGATATATATGAAAGAACTAACTGATCATCTTATCCAAAGGTTATAACCTTTCACATTAAACACAACGTGGAAGTTGTAGTTTACAAAGGTATGACCTTTCAAATAGATGCATCAgactcttctaaaaaaaaaaaaatagatgcatcagactcctatatatacagaaccAATCCGACCTTTTTCAAGAAAACTTTTGCATCAGATTCATCCAGTATTTCAAAGAGTTTCTGCATTTCATATTAGAGTTAAAAACAGAGAAGGTTCAAACACTACGTTGGTTCGCCGTTTCCTGCTGTTTAAAGTGCTTTCTCAGTAAGAAGAAAGATAGTTGTATCCTGGGAGGTATTCGCCTATTCAAACCATCAAGCACCTATGAGGGGCGATTTGTCTTAAGGCTATAGAATCAAATTCTAGCCTTGATCTGTCAAAGGTTTTTCTAAGATTTCATACTTTAGTTTTCTTATATCGTATTTGATTTGAATTGCAGTGATTTCTTATAGATATACTGATTCACTATATAGCAATTTCCTAATTATTTTTCTAACACATACCATCCTCTCACTGCATGCGTTCCGTAAACTGCTTCTCTAATGTTTAATCTGTGCACCTCACCTCTACAGTAAAAAGTCCCGATCAAAAGTAGTTGATGCGTGGAATGACTCAAAGACTAGTTGGAGTGATCTTGACTCgaacaaaaaaaagaacatacTCCAAGTTCAAGTTGCAAAAGACTATGATAGCTCAATGGAGTGATCGATGGTTGATGAGTAAACAATCTCGCTATAATGGAGATTGTTGAACTTGTATGTGTGACTCAAAATAAATTAAGactttttgaaataaaattttacgCTTGTCTTCCTCAATGTGGTTAAGTGAGAAGAGTGTCAATTAATATTGTGTCTTGTCAAAAAAATTAGATAACAAATTTGACAGATAACTAACTAAACCATCTTCTAATTAATTTTGCCTACAAGAGTGGGCACGACCTTCCTAAACTTGGTGGGTAGGTTAAGACCTACTGCCAAGAAGAATGGTGGATGCTGTTATCAAACAAACAATACTAAGAGCAAGTCCAGCGGTATGTGTTTGACTGGGCAAAAGCATGGAATGTTGATGTGGTGACCGGGCAAGACAGTTTTTGCAGCTCCACCGGCCTAATATTGTCCAGCCATATTTTGGCTTTTGATGACCCTAGGCAAAATAAAAGGCAAGCCCGTGACATTTCGTTTGACCCATGTTGCCCagctgccagctcggcccagCAACATTTATTGCAGACGTCAGCGTCAGAGAGACGCGGAGGAGAGCTAGCGTTGTCGGCACGCAAGAATCAGCAGCTGACAGCGTGGAGGCAGAGCTGGTTTGTCGCCTAGCGACAACAAGTGGGACGCAGGCACTTGACGCGTGGAATGTTGCCGTTGGATATCACCAAATTTGAAAGCAACGGTCCTTTGATCTGGGCCGTTGTTTTCAATTAAATGGGTGGATTCGACGGTAATGGAATTAATAGCAAATTTGAAAGCAACAGTCCTTTGATCTGGGCCGTTGTTTTCAATTAAATGGGTGGATCCGACGGTAATGGAATTAATAGCTATGTATAAGGTTGTAACGTTAAGAAatggtaagaaaaaaaattgtaaaaaattctaaaaactTTTCTATAAATACCTAGCATTTTCTTcacatctcacacccaaaatACTAGAGTTCATAGTTACACCTTCCTCCTTTTCATATAGCTCTCATCATCCATATTTTTCATTATCCACTATGGCCGAACAAAGGGGAAACACACGTCCAGTGATCGGATAAGAGGGAGATCAAAATGAAGATGATAATACCCAAGACAAAAGGAAatggacggatgaggaagatgttcaattgtgcaagtcttggaaagttGTAGGCCAATGTCCggctgtgggcacaaatcagaaaaaaaaaaaaaaaaaaaaaattatggttgCGCGTGAAGCGACACTTTGACGCAAATTGGCCCAAGAGCCGATCAGCCCAATCTCTGcagggaaggtggaaaattttgaagattgaactctttgagtggcattgtgcattaaggcaagtgaaaaattggtacaagagcggttcgaatgcggttgatgaggtatgtatttattgataaatcatttaatttgttgacacattatagtaaaatattacatgataaataatgtagtaattataatatcgttttaattgtaataattgttttttgttataattaaaataattagttgataaataattatGTAATTACCCCTctatttatatttgtacttattgagttttattgtaaaacggtgGGGATACattcttattaaaattatgaactttatatttttttataaatcatttaatttgttgatacattatagtaaaatatgtctcgACAAATaagtagtaattataatatcgttttaattgtaataatttttttccgttataattaaaataattagttgataaataatgatgtaattacaaagatatttatatttgtacttattgatttttattataaaaCGGTGAAATactttcttattaaaattatgacctttatatttgtacttattgatttttaacGCAAAACGGTGAGATaatttcttattaaaattatgaactTTATAATAGATGACCCTTCATAATagcgtttatatttgtactaattgcatttttttttaattacgtagCAAGATGAAGCGcataaattgtggcatgccgggatgaagagaaaaactggGAAGGCTAAAAGAcacaattttcagagctttgatAGTTACGCTGTTGGGGAGGgctttgcacaatttaaagacatcccTAGCCATATATCCGGAGGAACATCAAATCAAGGAACTCAACATATGCGCACACAACCAATTGCTGAAAATTCCCTgatcaacttggacatggatgtagatgaggtaattgcaggtgaaactgcagatcctaatgtgaggcctcaaggaaggaatGCTACGAAAGAAGCAATACGGAAAGGAAAGACGGCAGCAAAAgatcaaagtcctttgtcaagcagtctcgagagtatagcaaacaaccaaatagaggcaaccaagggcaagaaaaaactcgatgacgaattcgctcgaagtctccaagaggaagagaaaagagcatgtatcctcttgcaaatcgaaatacgaaaagagcaactcctatttcaagaaaggcaagatcgaattaaagagagggaagagcgaaataaagagagggaagagcgtattatggagattgatacaagtaaaatgatgccaaataaaaagttttattggtcaagaaaacaaaagaagatctTGACGAGCAGCCGCCACCTTCTAtaggtggatactatccgcaacccaattttggtggtgcattcccacaacaaaattttggtggtgtatacccacaacctccttactccggtgcatacccacaaccaccttgcCCCGATGCATTCCCACAACCTTCCTTAAACGGGGGATTCCCACCACCTCCTttcaccggtggattcccacaacccccTTACCCCGGTGTATACTATCctcaaccaccttaccccgggggatatcctacacaaccacaattttcacctttcCCTATGGgtgattccaccaaccctaaccctaatgatgAGCCTTCAAACAAAAATTGGATTTCTAGAGAGGATGAGGattatgatttgaataattaggTTATTATGAATGTttgtaattgtattgtacttattcctagtttttcatttatgtaagcgaaaatttaaggaaataaaagttgtatttggAAATTCCCCTTATTAAAGTACACACCTTATATTCAAAATTATAGCACAtaataaacataatacaagccaaattcaaatcacaTTGACATAAAAAACATAGACATTGGCCTAATTAAAAGCACACCAACTTtccaaaacataatacaagccaaattcaaagcacacaaacataacaaaacatagatattagccaattattccaaaaaattttcatttatgaTTTAGATCTCCATGTTGCCTTGAACGTTCCAAAAATGCTCTATCAGATCTTCTTGAAGGTTTGAGTGACTGTTTGCACTTCTAATGGCATCTTATCGATCAATGAATCCGTTGAAGTAATAaccatctctaccaacaggatcGAAGTCATCACCAGTCGGTCCTTCCTAAACCTGGGCCAACCTGGGCCTCATATTgttatcatcttcttcatcggaCTCCAAATCCTCATCGCTGTCATCTAGTCTTTCATCCTCGattatcatgttgtgtaatataatacaagtCAGCATGATGTATCGAAGGTCTTCTCTTTCCCAGCCACGAGCCGCTCCTCGAATAATACTAAAGCGCGACTGTAAAATGCCGAAACATCTTTCGACATCCTTCCTGTACCCCTCTTGAGCCTGGGAAAACTTCAGATCCTTGGGTCGTGTAGGCCTTGGAATTGATTTCACGAAAGTCGCCCATTGCGGATAGATATCATCAGCGAGATAGTACCCTAAATTGTGAATCCTGTTATTCGCTTGAAATTGGATCCAAGGGGCTTGACCAGCAGTGAGCTCGTCAAACAACGGGGACTTAGCAAGGACGTTGAGGTCGTTGCATGATCCAGGCATTTCAAAGAAGGCATGCCATATCCATGTGTCATAAGAAGTGACTGCTTCGAGGATGATAGTGGGCACACATTTTCGACCGCTGTATTCTCCAGCCCAACCTATtgggcaattcttccattgccagtGCATGCAGTCGATGCTTCCAATCATCCCAAGAAAGCCCCTTCTCTCAGCTTTGGAGAGAAGTCTTCTGAGGTCGGCCGGATTAGGAGCCCGGAGGTATTCTGCCGAGTACAGATTAACGATTCCTCTTGAAAATCGTTTCAGAGCCTCAATGGAGGTAGATTTCACCATCCGACAATACTCAGCACATTGATCTGCCCCGGCACCATAAGAAAGCATTCTTAAGGAACATGTCAGCT contains these protein-coding regions:
- the LOC112177510 gene encoding uncharacterized protein LOC112177510, with amino-acid sequence MITFYVKIVNNLSKRQHPIPHKLIFTNLIRFHILQIQHISYPSLISLKRLWAKYRKSRDEDLEELCTTNALVVAAVAEAEASSGSRRRCSQLRGAPNEERFRESRGKNKMEDYFVERPVFSEEIFRTRYWMSHNVFNCISSEICRYDSYFVQKSVAAGKVRLLPQQKLTCSLRMLSYGAGADQCAEYCRMVKSTSIEALKRFSRGIVNLYSAEYLRAPNPADLRRLLSKAERRGFLGMIGSIDCMHWQWKNCPIGWAGEYSGRKCVPTIILEAVTSYDTWIWHAFFEMPGSCNDLNVLAKSPLFDELTAGQAPWIQFQANNRIHNLGYYLADDIYPQWATFVKSIPRPTRPKDLKFSQAQEGYRKDVERCFGILQSRFSIIRGAARGWEREDLRYIMLTCIILHNMIIEDERLDDSDEDLESDEEDDNNMRPRLAQV